TTTTTAACTACTTTAATACGTGTCCTATTCCCCACCATATCATTGCCTTGTTTAAGCGTTTCAATGCGTCTCACATCAAGTCTAACGGAAGAATAAAACTTCAGTGCTCTACCTCCAGGCGTTGTTTCTGGATTTCCAAACATTACACCTACTTTTTCTCTAAGTTGGTTAATAAATATTGCAATCGTATTAGATTTGCTAATAGCGCCTGATAGTTTTCTTAAAGCCTGGGACATCAAACGCGCTTGAAGTCCTACATGCGCATCTCCCATTTCGCCTTCAATTTCTGCTTTAGGTACTAATGCAGCAACTGAATCGACAACAATAATATCAACTGCCCCGCTTCGTACGAGTGCTTCTGCAATTTCTAACGCTTGTTCACCCGTATCAGGTTGTGACAAAAGCAACTCATCTATGTTTACACCTAGCTTCTTAGCATATACAGGATCAAGTGCGTGTTCCGCATCGATAAACGCTGCCTGTCCTCCTGTTTTTTGTGCTTCAGCTATAGCATGAAGTGCTACAGTCGTTTTACCAGAAGATTCAGGTCCGAAAACTTCAATAATTCTTCCACGCGGAAAACCACCTATTCCTAAAGCAATGTCTAATGCAAGAGCTCCACTTGAAAGGGTTTCTACCTGTGTGCTAGTAGATTCTCCTAATTTCATTACAGAACCTTTTCCAAATTGTTTTTCTATTTGGCGTAAAGCCATATCTAACGCAGCGCGACGATCTGTCAAAGAACTCACTTCCTTTTTTTATCTTTATAATGATTATGATACCTTGTTTTAGTCTTCTTGCCAAGCATTTTTTCGAACATATATTCGATTCATATATTTTAAAAAACCGCAACAAAGAAAAATCCTCGTTACGGTGCTTCCGATATCGTTATTATATATGAAACGTTGAAAAGGCACAAGAGAATTAATTGTCGGGTAGGTGGGTATTTTGCTGTCGAAACCAAGATTAAAACATCATTTCGTGCGCTTGCCTGGGAAATATCAACTGATTATATTTCCCTTATTTTCTTTCCATAATTGATATAAGGCATATTTTGCTGCTCTCAATTGAACTATTTCACGATTTCCTGGCATTTGCACAGATTTCACCTTTACTGGATGCCCCTTTTGTTTAATCCCTATGAATACTAATCCGACGGGTTTCCCTTCAGATTCTGAAGGTCCAGCAACACCAGTCACTGATATAGACCAATCTGTATTTGTTTGGTGATTCAAATTTTCTGCTAACATTTCCGCTGTTTGTGAACTGACTGCCCCCGGAGCATCTTTTCCTTCTAGCAACTCCATAGGAATATTAAGAAATTCGTGTTTCAATTGATTGCTATAACAAACAACACCACCTTGATAAACTGAAGAACTTCCAGCAACGCTTGTTATCAATTGGCTAATCTTTCCACCTGTACAGCTCTCAGCAACAGATAATGTTAAGTTCTTAGACCCCATCATTTTTATTAATGCTTCTTCAAAAGTGATATTTTCTGATGCATAAAGGTATTTACCTACTCTATTGATAATCTCATTCTCTACAGATTTCATTTTTTCATAGGCTTTTTGTTGTGATTCAGCTTTTGTAGTGAGTCGAATCATTACTTCTCCTTCTTTAGCATAAGGAGCTATTGAAGGGTCTATTTGTTGCTCCATTAAATCCTTTAGACGGTCCTCGAGTATTGATTCACCAATTCCTGCAAACTTTAAAAACTTTGAATGTAACGGTTGCTCTTCTCCAATTATAGATTGCAGCCATGGAACAGCATAGTGATCAAACATTGGTTTCAGCTCTTTTGGAGGACCAGGTAATAATATGTAATGATGTTTATTTTGAGTTAAAGCAACTCCGACAGCAAGCCCTATATCATTTAACAAAGGTTCACAGTCAGAAACCATATAGGCTTGTTTTATATTATTTTCGGTCATTTCAATTCCACGTTTCTTAAACAAATCGCTCATCTTTTTCATTGAGGGCTGATGAACTTCGATTGATTTCCCTACAAATTCAGCAAAAATATCTTTCGTTAAATCATCTTGAGTAGGTCCCAAACCTCCACAACATATAATAATATCAGCACGTTTATCTGCTATTTTTAATGCTTCAGCAATTCTCTCTTTATTATCACCAACAACGGTTTGAAAATAAACATTGATGCCTATTTGAGCTAGTTTTTCAGATAAATACTGAGCATTGGTATTCACAATTTGTCCTAATAAGATTTCTGTACCTACTGCTATAATTTCAGCTTTCAAAAACATCCCCTCCTCTAAAAGTAAACCTTCAAAAAATTTAGTTCCAGCACCGAGAAGATTGTACGAACATGTAGAAGCCAGTCTTTTCGGGATCCCGAAAACTACTAGGACTTCACTTCAAAGAACTTCTTCACTTTTTTGGGTATAGTCTTTATTCGATGTCGAAATCACTTCCTCGATCCACCTCTAAAATAAAAAACAACAGGTAGTATAACTAGCCTATTGTTTATTTGTTGAAAAGTGTATGACAGATTTATTTTTAAGAAAATAATCAATTCCAGAATATACTGTAATAATGACAGCTATCCAACTTGCAATAAGATCAAATGGAAATCCGATAAATGTAAAAGGAAAATTATTAAGCAACAATGCGATAATAGCCGTAATCTGAGATGCAGTTTTCCATTTCCCCCATTTACTTGCGGCCACAACTTTTCCATCTAGTAATGCAACTTGCCTTAGTCCTGTCACAGCAAACTCGCGACTAATTATAACGATGGCAATCCAAGCTTCCAATTTCCCCATATCAACTAGTGAAATTAACACAGCTGCAACTAATAGCTTGTCAGCTAAAGGATCAAGTAATTTCCCTAAGTTTGTAACGATCTTCCTTTTCCGGGCAATATATCCATCTAAACCATCTGTGCTTGCCGCAATGATAAAAATTAAAGTAGCAATCATTTGGCTATAAGTAATTTCAAATTGCGCAAATTCTAAAGGTGGAAAATCTAAATTAACCAATAAAAAAAACATAATGATTGGTACCAAAAAAATCCTGGCCAAAGTTATGCGATTGGCTAAGTTCATAGATTCCCCTCCCCTGTTAGATCATATTCAATAGAGTGAGTGATGCGAACTGGGTGCAATTCACCAATGTTAGCTTTTAAGTTTGAAACAAACACTTCTCCATCTATTTCCGGTGCGTCATACTGTGACCGTCCTATAAATACATCATTTCGGCCATCATAACGTTCTATTAATACATCTAAAACCTTACCAATATGTTTATTATTTTGTTCCTTTGCAACTACCCTTTGAATTTCCATCAAAATGTTAGATCTTCGTTCCTTTACATCATCGGGGACTTGATCGGGCAGTCTTGACGCTGGCGTATCCTCTTCTTGAGAGTAAGTAAATACACCTAATCGGTCAAATTTAATTTCTTTTATAAAATCACATAATTTTTCAAAATTCTCTTCCGTTTCACCAGGAAAGCCTACGATAATGGAGGTTCTCAAGGAAATTTCTGGAATCCTTTTTCGTATTTTTTCAATTAATGCTCTTGTATCTGTTTGTCTACCAGGTCTTCTCATTCTTTTTAAGATTTGATCTTCACTATGTTGTAGAGGCATATCTATATATTTGCAAATTTTGGGATTGTTAGCAATCGTTTCAATCAATTCATCAGTAAAGAAACCTGGATATGCATAATGTAATCGAACCCAGTCGATTCCTTTTACCTCACTTACTTGATTTAATAATTCAGGCAGCTTAAATTGATCATATAGATCTGTACCATAATTTGTTGAATCCTGAGCAATTAAACTAATTTCTTTTACTCCTTGTTGTGCCAATTGTTTTACTTCAGCAATGATAGATTCAATGCTTCGGCTTCTAAATTTACCTCGCATAATTGGGATACTACAGAAAGTACATGCGTTATCACAACCCTCTGCAATTTTCACATATGCTGTGTATCTAGGAGTCGTTACTTTACGTGGTAATGCTGATTCATAATTAAAGATAGGATTACCTACAATTGCAGGCTTGGCTCCCTTTAGAGCCTCGTCAATGATTTGATTGATTTTATCAAAATCACCTGTACCTACTATGCCGTCAATTTCTGGCATTTCATCCATTAATTGCTCTTTATATCTTTGTGTTAAACAACCAGACACAATTAATGCTTTAAGATTTGCGGTGTTTTTTAGATCAGCAAGATCTAATATGGTATTGACTGATTCTTCTTTAGCCGCATCTATAAAACCGCATGTATTCACAATAATGACAGTTGCATCACTTTTATCATCTGTAATGGAATATCCACGCTCGTGAATTAATCCAGACATGATTTCTGAATCCACTAAATTTTTTTCACAGCCAAGAGTCACTAGGTTGACTTTTTCACTCATTCAGTAGCGCCTCCAAATATAAGTGCAATTTATTCTTAACAAGTATAATACATGCATATTAGGCTGTCAAAACAAATTAACCCTTGTTATCTCATGTTTATAAATTGTAATTCTAATGTCAAATCAGCTTCATTTAACAAATGAATCACTTTTTGTAAATCATCTTTATTCTTCCCGGTGACACGAATTTGCTCACCTTGTACTTGCGTTTTTACTTTTAATTTTTCATCCTGAATCAATTTCCGTATTTTTTTATTATTTTCTTGGTCAATCCCTTGTTTAACCTTTATTTTCTGCCTCACAGTACTTGATGCAGCAGGTTCTATCTTATCGAATTCTAAATTTTTAATGGAAACGTTCCTTTTCACCATCTTTGATTTTAAAATATCTAACACGCTCTGCAATTTATAGTCATCATCAGAAATAATAGTTACTTCTTCACCATCTAATGAGATTTCACTTTTACTCCCTTTAAAATCAAATCGAGTTTGAATTTCTCTCTCTGCTTGATGAATAGCATTGCTTAATTCTTGAAAATCCACCTTAGACACAATATCAAATGAATATTCGGAAGCCATAACACTTCCCCCTTTCCATTATTTCACATCAAATTATAACAGTTAAATACA
The window above is part of the Chengkuizengella sediminis genome. Proteins encoded here:
- a CDS encoding YajQ family cyclic di-GMP-binding protein: MASEYSFDIVSKVDFQELSNAIHQAEREIQTRFDFKGSKSEISLDGEEVTIISDDDYKLQSVLDILKSKMVKRNVSIKNLEFDKIEPAASSTVRQKIKVKQGIDQENNKKIRKLIQDEKLKVKTQVQGEQIRVTGKNKDDLQKVIHLLNEADLTLELQFINMR
- the rimO gene encoding 30S ribosomal protein S12 methylthiotransferase RimO — encoded protein: MSEKVNLVTLGCEKNLVDSEIMSGLIHERGYSITDDKSDATVIIVNTCGFIDAAKEESVNTILDLADLKNTANLKALIVSGCLTQRYKEQLMDEMPEIDGIVGTGDFDKINQIIDEALKGAKPAIVGNPIFNYESALPRKVTTPRYTAYVKIAEGCDNACTFCSIPIMRGKFRSRSIESIIAEVKQLAQQGVKEISLIAQDSTNYGTDLYDQFKLPELLNQVSEVKGIDWVRLHYAYPGFFTDELIETIANNPKICKYIDMPLQHSEDQILKRMRRPGRQTDTRALIEKIRKRIPEISLRTSIIVGFPGETEENFEKLCDFIKEIKFDRLGVFTYSQEEDTPASRLPDQVPDDVKERRSNILMEIQRVVAKEQNNKHIGKVLDVLIERYDGRNDVFIGRSQYDAPEIDGEVFVSNLKANIGELHPVRITHSIEYDLTGEGNL
- a CDS encoding competence/damage-inducible protein A, encoding MKAEIIAVGTEILLGQIVNTNAQYLSEKLAQIGINVYFQTVVGDNKERIAEALKIADKRADIIICCGGLGPTQDDLTKDIFAEFVGKSIEVHQPSMKKMSDLFKKRGIEMTENNIKQAYMVSDCEPLLNDIGLAVGVALTQNKHHYILLPGPPKELKPMFDHYAVPWLQSIIGEEQPLHSKFLKFAGIGESILEDRLKDLMEQQIDPSIAPYAKEGEVMIRLTTKAESQQKAYEKMKSVENEIINRVGKYLYASENITFEEALIKMMGSKNLTLSVAESCTGGKISQLITSVAGSSSVYQGGVVCYSNQLKHEFLNIPMELLEGKDAPGAVSSQTAEMLAENLNHQTNTDWSISVTGVAGPSESEGKPVGLVFIGIKQKGHPVKVKSVQMPGNREIVQLRAAKYALYQLWKENKGNIIS
- the recA gene encoding recombinase RecA; translated protein: MTDRRAALDMALRQIEKQFGKGSVMKLGESTSTQVETLSSGALALDIALGIGGFPRGRIIEVFGPESSGKTTVALHAIAEAQKTGGQAAFIDAEHALDPVYAKKLGVNIDELLLSQPDTGEQALEIAEALVRSGAVDIIVVDSVAALVPKAEIEGEMGDAHVGLQARLMSQALRKLSGAISKSNTIAIFINQLREKVGVMFGNPETTPGGRALKFYSSVRLDVRRIETLKQGNDMVGNRTRIKVVKNKVAPPFKQAELDIMYGEGISREGSIIDIGTELDIVNKSGAWYSYEGERLGQGRENAKQFLKDSKELAEEIETKIRIDKDLLPDENEEGKVEKKAPLATNE
- the pgsA gene encoding CDP-diacylglycerol--glycerol-3-phosphate 3-phosphatidyltransferase encodes the protein MNLANRITLARIFLVPIIMFFLLVNLDFPPLEFAQFEITYSQMIATLIFIIAASTDGLDGYIARKRKIVTNLGKLLDPLADKLLVAAVLISLVDMGKLEAWIAIVIISREFAVTGLRQVALLDGKVVAASKWGKWKTASQITAIIALLLNNFPFTFIGFPFDLIASWIAVIITVYSGIDYFLKNKSVIHFSTNKQ